From Thermogemmatispora onikobensis, a single genomic window includes:
- a CDS encoding enoyl-CoA hydratase-related protein → MEYTLLSVERSFQDRVATVTLQRPEVHNAFNAQLIEELRAAFSALRDDEQLHAVVLTGAGASFSAGADIRMMQQAVNLSREENVAEALRLADLFEAINTFPCPVVARVNGTAMGGGLGLIAACDLVIAVETARFAFSEVRLGIAPAVIAPYVVRKIGEGQARALFVTGEQFTAARAREVGLVHVVVAAQELDAAVEQALHNLLRGGPRALRACKALALQLGGLSGEAARDYTANLIAGLRASPEGQEGLRAFLEKRKASWVVS, encoded by the coding sequence ATGGAGTACACCCTACTCAGTGTTGAACGCAGCTTTCAGGACCGGGTCGCGACGGTGACGCTGCAGCGCCCCGAGGTCCACAATGCTTTTAATGCACAGTTGATTGAAGAACTACGCGCCGCCTTCTCTGCTTTGCGCGACGATGAGCAGCTGCATGCTGTTGTCCTGACCGGTGCGGGTGCCTCTTTTAGCGCCGGGGCTGATATCAGGATGATGCAGCAGGCGGTGAATTTGAGCCGTGAGGAGAATGTGGCTGAGGCTTTGCGCTTAGCTGACCTCTTTGAGGCGATCAATACGTTCCCCTGTCCGGTGGTGGCCCGCGTCAATGGGACGGCGATGGGCGGCGGCCTGGGGCTGATTGCGGCCTGCGATCTGGTGATCGCGGTCGAGACGGCGCGTTTTGCTTTTAGCGAGGTGCGCCTGGGCATCGCTCCGGCGGTGATTGCTCCCTATGTGGTGCGCAAGATAGGAGAGGGTCAGGCGCGGGCGCTCTTTGTGACGGGAGAGCAGTTTACGGCGGCGCGGGCGCGCGAGGTGGGGCTGGTGCATGTGGTCGTGGCTGCTCAGGAGCTGGATGCGGCGGTAGAGCAGGCCCTGCACAATCTGCTGCGTGGAGGGCCGCGGGCCTTACGGGCCTGCAAGGCTTTGGCCCTGCAGCTTGGGGGGCTGAGTGGCGAGGCGGCGCGTGACTATACCGCCAATCTGATTGCCGGGCTGCGGGCGAGTCCCGAGGGACAGGAGGGTCTGCGTGCCTTCCTGGAGAAGCGCAAAGCCAGCTGGGTGGTCAGCTGA
- the corA gene encoding magnesium/cobalt transporter CorA: MLKALRCNSQEHCFQRVASLAEAQQALAEPQTVLWLDLFNPGPEELQRVGEAFHLHPLAVEDAGHKHQRPKIEEYDSFYLIVFYTIQAEPSTERLRVCELSIFLGERYLITVHSEPIPELEETEQRWTRNVRQLEGGVIVLLYSLLDTIVDQYFPVLDAMVEQAEDLEDRLFSGELRQRSFTQDLLALKKRFLTLRRIAGPERDVLNVLTNRDNPLFNEHALLYFRDVYDHIMRVADTVDLYRDQLSSTMDANLSIVSNDLNKTMRTLTAASIVLMVDALLAGIWGMNFEYMPELHWTYGYAAALAVMAAISLLLLLIFRRLRWL, from the coding sequence ATGTTGAAGGCGCTGCGTTGCAATTCCCAGGAGCATTGCTTTCAGCGCGTTGCTTCCCTGGCCGAGGCCCAGCAGGCCCTGGCCGAGCCGCAGACTGTGCTCTGGCTGGATCTTTTCAATCCAGGTCCAGAGGAGTTGCAGCGCGTGGGGGAAGCCTTCCATCTGCATCCGCTGGCGGTGGAAGATGCCGGTCATAAGCATCAGCGTCCCAAAATCGAGGAGTATGATAGCTTCTACCTGATCGTCTTTTATACGATCCAGGCGGAGCCATCGACAGAGCGCCTGCGGGTCTGTGAGCTGTCGATCTTTCTGGGCGAGCGCTATCTGATCACGGTGCATAGTGAGCCTATTCCCGAGCTGGAGGAGACCGAGCAGCGCTGGACGCGCAATGTGCGCCAGCTGGAGGGTGGGGTGATTGTCCTGCTCTATTCCCTTCTCGACACGATCGTCGACCAGTACTTCCCGGTGCTGGATGCTATGGTCGAGCAGGCTGAGGACCTGGAGGATCGCCTCTTCAGCGGCGAGCTGCGTCAGCGCTCCTTTACTCAGGATCTGCTGGCCCTCAAGAAGCGCTTTCTGACGCTGCGCCGCATTGCTGGCCCCGAGCGCGATGTGCTTAATGTGCTGACGAATCGCGATAATCCCCTCTTCAATGAGCATGCCTTGCTCTATTTCCGCGATGTCTACGACCACATTATGCGCGTCGCTGATACCGTTGATCTCTACCGCGATCAGCTGAGTTCGACAATGGATGCGAACCTCTCGATCGTCTCCAACGACCTTAATAAGACGATGCGCACGCTGACGGCGGCCTCGATTGTTTTGATGGTCGACGCCTTGCTGGCGGGTATCTGGGGCATGAACTTCGAGTATATGCCCGAGTTGCATTGGACCTATGGCTATGCGGCGGCTCTGGCTGTGATGGCCGCGATCTCACTGCTCCTGCTGCTGATCTTCCGGCGCCTGCGCTGGCTCTAG
- a CDS encoding carboxyl transferase domain-containing protein, with protein sequence MRVLETHVDRSSPEFQENARYFRQLVTELKERLQQVQQGGGADAVARHRKRNKLLVRERIRLLCDPDTPFLELSPLAAWDMYDNEAPSAGIVTGIGVVEGQECMIIANDATVKGGTYYPMTVKKHLRAQEIAEQNRLPCIYLVDSGGAFLPLQAEVFPDRDHFGRIFYNQARMSSQRIPQIAVVMGSCTAGGAYVPAMSDETIIVRGTGTIFLGGPPLVKAATGEEVSAEELGGADVHCRISGVADHYALNDEHALAICRSIVANLQRRKSIPWEITEPEPPRYDPEEIYGIVPRDYRKSYDVREVIARLVDGSRFHEFKELYGTTIVCGFARLMGYPVGIIANNGVLFSESALKATHFIELCAQRQIPLIFLQNITGFMVGRQYESGGIAKDGAKMVMAVANAPVPRFTVIIGGSFGAGNYAMCGRAYAPRQLWMWPNARISVMGGEQAASVLATIRKENLTARGETMTEEEEAAFKRPILEKYEREGNPYYSTARLWDDGIIDPCETRTVLALGIAASLNAPMPETPFGVFRM encoded by the coding sequence ATGCGAGTCCTTGAAACGCATGTTGACCGCAGCAGTCCTGAATTTCAGGAAAATGCGCGTTATTTCCGTCAGCTTGTGACCGAGCTGAAGGAGCGTCTGCAGCAGGTGCAGCAGGGCGGAGGCGCCGATGCCGTGGCTCGCCATCGTAAGCGTAATAAGCTGCTTGTGCGTGAGCGCATTCGTTTGCTCTGTGACCCCGACACCCCTTTTTTGGAGCTGAGTCCACTGGCTGCCTGGGATATGTACGATAACGAGGCGCCCTCGGCGGGCATTGTGACTGGTATTGGGGTTGTTGAGGGCCAGGAGTGCATGATTATTGCCAACGATGCCACCGTCAAAGGCGGGACCTACTACCCGATGACGGTGAAGAAGCATTTGCGGGCCCAGGAGATTGCCGAACAGAATCGTCTCCCCTGTATCTATCTGGTCGACTCGGGCGGGGCTTTTTTGCCCCTGCAGGCCGAAGTTTTTCCCGATCGCGACCATTTTGGGCGCATCTTCTACAATCAGGCGCGCATGTCGAGCCAGCGCATTCCGCAGATTGCCGTGGTGATGGGGTCGTGCACCGCGGGCGGCGCCTATGTGCCGGCGATGAGCGATGAGACTATCATTGTGCGCGGCACGGGGACCATTTTTCTCGGGGGGCCACCGCTGGTGAAGGCGGCAACTGGCGAGGAGGTGAGTGCTGAGGAGCTGGGTGGGGCCGATGTCCATTGTCGCATCTCGGGGGTGGCCGATCACTACGCCCTTAACGATGAGCATGCCCTGGCGATCTGCCGCAGCATCGTGGCCAATCTGCAGCGGCGCAAGTCCATTCCCTGGGAGATCACTGAGCCGGAGCCGCCGCGCTACGATCCCGAGGAGATCTATGGCATTGTGCCGCGCGATTATCGCAAGAGCTATGATGTGCGCGAGGTGATCGCTCGCCTGGTGGATGGTAGCCGCTTCCATGAGTTCAAGGAGCTGTACGGGACGACGATTGTCTGTGGTTTTGCTCGCCTCATGGGCTATCCTGTGGGCATTATCGCCAATAATGGGGTGCTCTTCTCGGAGAGCGCCCTCAAGGCGACCCATTTTATTGAGCTGTGTGCCCAGCGCCAGATCCCGCTGATCTTTTTGCAGAATATCACTGGCTTTATGGTGGGGCGTCAGTACGAGAGCGGCGGCATCGCTAAGGATGGGGCGAAGATGGTGATGGCGGTGGCCAATGCACCGGTTCCTCGCTTTACGGTGATTATCGGTGGCTCCTTCGGGGCGGGCAATTATGCGATGTGCGGGCGCGCCTATGCCCCACGCCAGCTCTGGATGTGGCCCAATGCCCGCATCTCAGTGATGGGTGGTGAGCAGGCTGCCAGCGTGCTGGCGACGATCCGCAAGGAGAATCTGACGGCGCGCGGGGAGACGATGACGGAGGAAGAGGAGGCGGCCTTTAAGCGGCCAATTCTGGAGAAGTATGAGCGCGAGGGCAACCCGTACTATAGCACGGCTCGCCTGTGGGACGATGGCATCATCGACCCCTGCGAGACGCGCACAGTGCTGGCTCTGGGGATCGCGGCCTCGCTCAATGCGCCCATGCCTGAGACACCTTTCGGGGTCTTCCGCATGTAG
- a CDS encoding thioredoxin family protein translates to MLNVMLWRAALLLLLAVLLWSFILLGRRFVERQRRAALAAPVLAADRQDEAGEASGPVRILLFSSAECQQCHRLQKPALRQVQAARGALVRVIEVDAPTEPQLTARYRVLTLPTTVVLDGQGKAQAVNYGFAPAGRLLAQIDSVLAQQQC, encoded by the coding sequence ATGCTGAACGTGATGCTCTGGCGGGCGGCCTTACTGCTTCTGCTGGCCGTCCTCCTATGGAGCTTCATTCTGCTCGGGCGGCGCTTTGTCGAACGGCAGCGCCGGGCAGCTCTGGCGGCGCCGGTCCTGGCTGCCGACCGCCAGGATGAAGCGGGGGAGGCAAGCGGGCCGGTGCGCATTTTGCTCTTCAGCAGCGCCGAGTGTCAGCAGTGCCATCGCTTACAGAAGCCGGCGCTACGCCAGGTCCAGGCGGCCCGTGGCGCGCTGGTCAGGGTGATCGAAGTGGATGCGCCGACGGAGCCGCAATTGACGGCTCGCTATCGCGTCCTGACGCTGCCGACCACGGTTGTGCTCGATGGTCAGGGCAAGGCCCAGGCCGTCAACTATGGCTTTGCCCCGGCGGGGCGACTGCTGGCCCAGATCGATAGCGTGCTGGCGCAGCAACAATGCTGA
- a CDS encoding DUF4395 domain-containing protein has protein sequence MEAVSATDLRVDSRLAKFSQGSVVVLTALAFLLSWPPLVLITGLLLAWSALWPAAGPFALFYRHVLVASGLLKPRLVEDDPAPHRFAQGVGATLLLVAGLLLLLTSATLAGWALDLLVFVLSFVNLTVGFCAGCLVYYYLGKIGLVPRVRYEGGFHWRGVR, from the coding sequence GTGGAAGCCGTTTCCGCAACCGATTTGCGCGTTGATAGCCGCCTGGCGAAGTTCTCGCAGGGCAGTGTGGTGGTGCTAACGGCTCTGGCCTTCCTATTGAGCTGGCCGCCGCTGGTGCTGATCACCGGCCTGCTCCTGGCCTGGAGTGCCCTCTGGCCGGCGGCTGGGCCGTTTGCGCTCTTCTATCGGCATGTGTTGGTAGCGAGCGGCCTGTTGAAGCCGCGCCTGGTCGAGGATGATCCAGCCCCGCATCGCTTCGCTCAGGGAGTAGGGGCCACGCTCCTGCTGGTCGCCGGGCTCCTGCTTCTGCTGACGTCTGCGACGCTGGCCGGTTGGGCGCTAGACCTGCTGGTCTTTGTGCTCTCCTTTGTCAATCTGACGGTTGGCTTCTGTGCTGGCTGCCTGGTCTATTATTACCTGGGAAAGATCGGCCTGGTTCCCCGCGTGCGCTATGAAGGGGGCTTCCACTGGCGTGGTGTGAGATAG